In Rouxiella sp. WC2420, the following proteins share a genomic window:
- a CDS encoding LysR family transcriptional regulator, with amino-acid sequence MELRHLRYFVAVAETANFTRAAERLGISQPPLSQQIQRLEHEVGTSLLKRLTRGVELTEAGKVLYEDALIILKLSDAALERTRSVARGMNGFLRIGFASSSAFNPQVFALLHRYRDKYPGVTLEPQEKDMSGLMTALSEGVIDLAFVRLPCERSKDFNVRVIDDEEMVVALPKRHPLSRGESVSLTELRNETLITFPRELSPGLYDEVIAACEEAGFTPNLGQQCPQIASSLSMVATGFGYALVPASLGRIDVANVCCLPIANQRITTQVGLAWRRTSQGKSAQHLLNLMTSALVE; translated from the coding sequence ATGGAACTCCGTCATCTGCGCTACTTTGTCGCTGTAGCAGAGACTGCTAATTTTACGCGTGCTGCCGAAAGGCTGGGTATTTCACAGCCCCCTTTAAGTCAACAGATACAGCGGCTTGAGCATGAAGTTGGTACATCGTTGCTCAAGCGATTAACAAGGGGGGTTGAACTGACTGAAGCCGGAAAAGTGCTGTATGAGGATGCGCTGATCATACTAAAACTGTCTGATGCCGCTCTTGAACGTACCCGAAGTGTTGCAAGAGGGATGAACGGATTTCTACGTATTGGTTTTGCCAGCTCCTCGGCTTTCAATCCGCAGGTATTTGCCCTGTTACACCGTTATCGGGACAAATATCCTGGCGTCACGCTGGAGCCACAGGAAAAGGACATGTCTGGGCTAATGACTGCCTTGAGTGAAGGGGTTATTGATTTGGCGTTCGTTCGACTGCCCTGTGAGCGCAGCAAAGATTTTAACGTGCGCGTTATCGATGATGAAGAAATGGTGGTGGCATTACCCAAGAGGCATCCGCTAAGCCGGGGAGAGAGTGTTTCGTTAACTGAATTGCGCAATGAAACGCTGATTACTTTTCCCCGCGAACTGTCACCAGGGCTTTATGACGAGGTCATTGCAGCCTGTGAAGAGGCAGGATTTACACCAAACCTGGGGCAGCAGTGCCCGCAAATTGCCTCGTCGCTGAGCATGGTCGCGACCGGATTTGGCTATGCACTCGTTCCTGCTTCGTTAGGACGTATTGACGTCGCCAATGTTTGCTGTCTACCGATTGCCAATCAGCGAATTACGACACAGGTCGGGCTGGCATGGCGGCGGACTTCGCAAGGAAAATCCGCGCAGCATTTGCTAAACCTGATGACATCGGCGCTGGTGGAATAG
- a CDS encoding glycosyltransferase yields MSDELYNANSTPLAGVVVWFNPSEKEVENIKTYLGFLSQLYVVDNSAGDNRALLSIIGEGTDNVEYIPNLDNLGIATALNKGCRRAIEQGYEWIVTMDQDSCFDSQEMTKFLNAFEAKKLEDPSIAVFTPMTYQDQPQGYAQRVITSGNLLNLAAYT; encoded by the coding sequence ATGTCCGATGAACTATATAACGCCAATAGCACACCATTGGCAGGCGTTGTGGTTTGGTTTAATCCTTCAGAAAAAGAAGTCGAAAACATCAAAACCTACCTCGGTTTTTTAAGCCAGCTTTACGTGGTGGATAACTCGGCGGGCGATAATAGAGCCTTGTTAAGCATTATTGGCGAGGGCACTGATAACGTAGAATACATACCAAATCTCGATAACCTGGGCATCGCCACCGCATTAAATAAAGGATGCCGACGCGCGATAGAACAAGGTTATGAGTGGATAGTCACGATGGATCAGGATTCTTGTTTTGATTCTCAGGAGATGACCAAGTTTCTAAACGCCTTTGAGGCCAAGAAACTGGAAGATCCAAGCATTGCCGTCTTCACCCCGATGACTTATCAGGATCAGCCGCAAGGTTATGCTCAGCGAGTAATTACCTCGGGGAATCTTTTAAATCTTGCGGCATACACTTAG
- a CDS encoding flippase — protein MNKNMVKNILSLFMIQGAGYILPLITLPYLVRVLGPSEYGILGFSFAFVQYFTLIVQYGFDLSATNKIAIHKDDKTLVSQVFWGVLFCKTILVILSALFMFVIVAFIPSIKEYATVIIVSYTSVIGAAFLPSWLFQGKEKMGWMAISNIAAKIITLPLIFICVKSPADTWIVALITGAGFILGSLFSFYMIYREKWIEWSLPSYAQIKEQIHDGRYIFLSNIAGSVYVNSIPVFLGFAAGPVTVGFYVAADKIRMAIQGLMGPITQVFYPRISSLMANDKAKGLKMIRTLLYGQNAIVLVISLLLMVFAHQIITVFYGDTYLASVSVLVILAPMVFFISVSTVLGVQGMLIIGMKKEFSQILWFGAVLNTVAIFPLIWLAGADGAALSVLVTEAVVALLIVYKTKSIWRRA, from the coding sequence GTGAACAAAAACATGGTAAAAAATATATTGTCGCTCTTTATGATACAGGGAGCTGGATATATTTTACCCTTAATCACTCTCCCCTATCTGGTCCGCGTTCTCGGACCGAGTGAATACGGAATACTAGGCTTTTCATTTGCATTTGTTCAATATTTCACACTCATTGTTCAGTATGGGTTTGACCTTTCTGCTACCAACAAAATTGCGATACACAAAGACGATAAGACACTAGTAAGTCAGGTTTTTTGGGGCGTCCTGTTCTGTAAAACTATCCTGGTTATTCTCAGCGCGTTGTTCATGTTTGTCATTGTGGCCTTTATTCCCAGCATTAAAGAATACGCGACGGTTATCATCGTCTCTTATACCTCAGTAATTGGCGCAGCCTTCCTGCCCTCATGGCTATTTCAGGGCAAAGAAAAAATGGGTTGGATGGCAATTTCCAATATTGCTGCAAAAATAATCACCCTGCCATTAATATTCATTTGCGTTAAGTCTCCTGCCGATACCTGGATTGTGGCATTAATTACCGGTGCCGGATTTATCCTCGGTTCATTGTTCAGTTTTTATATGATTTATCGTGAGAAATGGATTGAATGGAGCCTGCCAAGCTATGCACAAATAAAAGAGCAAATCCATGATGGCCGATATATTTTCTTGTCAAATATCGCCGGCAGCGTTTATGTAAACAGTATTCCAGTGTTCCTCGGTTTTGCCGCTGGCCCTGTTACCGTCGGTTTTTACGTTGCTGCCGACAAAATCCGCATGGCAATTCAGGGCTTAATGGGCCCTATTACTCAGGTGTTTTACCCGCGTATTAGCTCACTGATGGCAAATGACAAAGCCAAAGGGTTAAAGATGATCCGCACCTTGTTATACGGGCAAAACGCTATCGTCTTAGTCATTTCTCTGCTGTTGATGGTCTTTGCACACCAGATAATTACCGTATTCTATGGCGATACCTATTTAGCCTCCGTCTCAGTCCTTGTGATTCTTGCTCCTATGGTGTTCTTTATCAGCGTGAGCACTGTATTAGGCGTGCAAGGGATGTTGATCATCGGTATGAAGAAAGAATTTAGTCAGATACTCTGGTTTGGTGCAGTATTAAATACTGTCGCTATCTTCCCTTTGATATGGCTGGCCGGCGCAGATGGTGCTGCACTTTCTGTATTGGTAACCGAAGCCGTTGTCGCCCTTTTGATTGTCTACAAAACCAAATCCATATGGAGACGTGCTTAA
- a CDS encoding (S)-acetoin forming diacetyl reductase, whose amino-acid sequence MSNNGKVALVTGAGQGIGRAIALRLAQDGFAVAVVDFNAETAKKVAEEINHAGGRAIAQFADVSDREQVFSAVEAARQQLGGFDVIVNNAGIAPTTLIEDITPEVVDKVYNINVKGVIWGIQAAVKAFKSLGHGGKIINACSQAGHVGNPELAIYSSSKFAVRGLTQTAARDLAHYGITVNAYCPGIVKTPMWEEIDRQVSAAAGKPVGYGTQEFAKNITLKRLSEPEDVAGCVSYLAGPDSDYMTGQSLLIDGGMVFN is encoded by the coding sequence ATGTCTAATAATGGAAAAGTGGCTTTAGTAACGGGCGCAGGCCAGGGAATTGGCCGTGCGATTGCTCTTCGTCTGGCCCAAGATGGCTTCGCCGTTGCGGTGGTGGACTTTAATGCCGAAACGGCAAAAAAAGTGGCAGAAGAGATTAACCACGCGGGTGGCCGAGCCATCGCACAGTTTGCCGATGTCTCTGACCGCGAACAGGTTTTTTCTGCGGTTGAAGCCGCCAGGCAACAGCTCGGCGGATTTGATGTCATCGTCAATAATGCTGGCATCGCCCCGACGACACTGATTGAAGACATTACTCCAGAAGTCGTTGATAAAGTTTATAATATTAACGTCAAAGGCGTTATCTGGGGCATTCAGGCTGCAGTTAAGGCTTTTAAATCCTTGGGACACGGCGGGAAAATCATTAACGCCTGCTCTCAGGCCGGTCATGTCGGCAACCCAGAATTAGCCATTTACAGCTCCAGCAAATTTGCAGTTCGTGGGTTAACGCAAACCGCCGCCCGCGATCTCGCGCATTATGGCATTACTGTAAATGCTTACTGCCCAGGAATTGTTAAAACGCCAATGTGGGAAGAAATCGACCGCCAGGTTTCCGCCGCAGCAGGCAAACCAGTGGGTTATGGCACGCAGGAATTCGCCAAAAATATCACGCTTAAACGCCTCTCCGAACCGGAAGATGTCGCTGGTTGTGTGTCTTATCTCGCCGGACCAGATTCTGATTACATGACAGGCCAGTCACTCCTTATCGATGGCGGTATGGTCTTTAACTGA
- the aroQ gene encoding type II 3-dehydroquinate dehydratase, with protein sequence MQRKIVVLNGCNLNLLGTREPETYGYDTLADIEALCVQTGKECEVEIEFFQTNYEGEMIEKIQSCRGKASALVLNAAAWTHTSVAIRDAVTAISVPLFEVHITNVHKRDAFRHHSFLSDISVGVICGFGIQGYEYAIRKAAKLA encoded by the coding sequence ATGCAGCGAAAAATCGTGGTACTCAACGGATGTAATCTCAACCTGCTCGGCACCCGCGAGCCAGAAACCTATGGCTATGACACCCTGGCCGATATCGAAGCCCTTTGCGTGCAGACCGGTAAAGAGTGTGAAGTTGAAATTGAGTTCTTCCAGACCAATTATGAAGGCGAGATGATTGAGAAGATTCAATCTTGCCGTGGCAAAGCCAGTGCACTGGTACTGAATGCAGCAGCCTGGACCCACACTTCAGTGGCGATCCGCGATGCCGTCACCGCTATCAGTGTCCCACTGTTTGAAGTACATATTACCAATGTTCACAAACGTGATGCTTTCCGTCATCACTCTTTCCTTTCCGATATTTCGGTAGGCGTGATTTGTGGCTTTGGTATTCAAGGTTACGAATATGCAATTAGAAAGGCAGCAAAACTGGCTTAA
- a CDS encoding amidohydrolase, producing the protein MSIFDQPKIDTHHHVFDPVNFPYIADTAYRPAGHEIGTVEYYQAVMQAYNIRHSLIVGPTSGYNTDSRCLLDALEKGNGRFRGIAVVPFDSSLDRLAELKQAGVVGIALNVAMLGVEPFINFDNMMGKLAELDLFAAIQVQDDQLLALMSMLARTKTKLLFDHSGRPDVSAGLQQPAFQALLSLAATERCWVKLSGLSKFSHQPFPYRDGHDYQLALLEAFSADRCMWGSDWPFLRAEHRMDLGTLLMLFNDLFPDENIQKKIMWETPKQLFGFED; encoded by the coding sequence ATGAGCATTTTTGACCAGCCAAAAATAGACACCCATCATCACGTTTTTGATCCGGTTAATTTTCCATATATTGCGGACACCGCCTATCGGCCTGCCGGACATGAAATCGGCACCGTGGAATATTATCAGGCGGTAATGCAGGCGTATAACATTCGCCATTCACTGATTGTCGGCCCAACTTCGGGTTACAACACTGACAGCCGCTGTTTGTTGGACGCGCTTGAAAAAGGCAACGGTCGCTTCAGAGGAATTGCCGTTGTGCCCTTTGATAGCAGCCTCGATCGACTGGCTGAGTTAAAGCAGGCTGGCGTGGTCGGCATTGCCCTTAACGTGGCGATGCTTGGCGTCGAGCCTTTTATCAATTTCGATAACATGATGGGCAAACTGGCCGAGCTTGACCTGTTTGCCGCGATCCAGGTGCAAGACGATCAGCTGCTGGCTTTGATGTCGATGTTGGCGCGCACGAAAACAAAACTGCTGTTTGATCATTCAGGACGACCTGATGTCAGCGCCGGTTTACAACAGCCCGCTTTTCAGGCGCTGCTTTCACTGGCAGCAACGGAAAGATGCTGGGTCAAACTGTCGGGACTGTCTAAATTTAGCCACCAGCCCTTCCCTTATCGTGATGGGCACGATTATCAACTCGCGCTGCTCGAGGCATTTAGTGCCGACCGCTGCATGTGGGGATCTGACTGGCCGTTCCTGCGCGCCGAGCATCGCATGGATCTTGGCACGCTACTGATGCTGTTTAACGATTTATTCCCGGATGAAAATATTCAGAAAAAAATCATGTGGGAAACACCAAAACAACTGTTTGGATTTGAGGATTAA
- a CDS encoding gallate dioxygenase, producing the protein MARIIGGLAVSHTPTIGFAVDHNKQNESAWSPIFESFAPMQKWLDEKKPDVLLYVFNDHVTSFFFDHYSAFTLGIDDHYEVADEGGGPRDIPAVKGHAALSQHIGASLMADEFDMSFFMDKPLDHGLFSPLSALMPHTESGWPTQIVPLQIGVLQFPIPTARRCYRLGQALRRAVESFPEDLSVAIVATGGVSHQVHGERCGFNNPEWDEQFVDMLVNDPERLTEMTIAEYATLSGMEGSEEIMWLVMRGALSANVEKLHHAYYLPSMTGIATLVLENKSREAPVDVQQRQRDKIAQQMAGVEKLEGTYPFTQARSLKALRINRFLHRMIQPAWRERFLVEPQAMFDENKLTADEQTMLRDLDWRSMIQYGVSFFLLEKLGAVVGVSNLHIYSAMRGQTLEEFQKTRNQQVIYSVAGKGKA; encoded by the coding sequence ATGGCTAGAATTATCGGCGGATTGGCGGTATCACATACCCCGACAATTGGATTTGCTGTGGACCACAACAAACAAAATGAAAGCGCCTGGTCGCCGATTTTTGAAAGCTTTGCCCCGATGCAAAAGTGGCTGGACGAGAAAAAGCCGGACGTATTGCTCTATGTCTTCAACGATCACGTCACTTCGTTCTTCTTTGATCACTATTCTGCCTTCACGCTAGGCATCGATGATCACTATGAAGTGGCGGATGAGGGCGGCGGTCCGCGTGATATTCCTGCGGTTAAAGGTCACGCAGCACTGTCTCAGCACATCGGAGCCAGTCTGATGGCTGATGAATTCGATATGTCTTTCTTTATGGACAAGCCGCTGGATCACGGTCTGTTTTCCCCGCTTTCGGCCCTGATGCCACATACGGAAAGCGGTTGGCCAACGCAAATTGTTCCGCTACAGATTGGTGTTTTGCAGTTCCCTATTCCGACCGCCCGCCGCTGTTACAGGCTGGGCCAGGCACTGCGCCGTGCGGTGGAGAGTTTCCCGGAAGATCTGAGCGTCGCAATTGTTGCCACCGGTGGGGTTTCGCACCAGGTGCACGGCGAACGCTGCGGATTTAACAATCCAGAATGGGACGAACAGTTTGTCGACATGCTGGTTAACGATCCTGAACGCCTGACTGAGATGACCATCGCCGAATATGCCACTCTTAGCGGCATGGAGGGATCTGAAGAAATCATGTGGCTGGTGATGCGTGGCGCGCTGTCGGCCAATGTCGAGAAACTGCATCATGCCTATTACCTGCCGTCGATGACCGGTATCGCAACTTTAGTGCTTGAGAATAAATCGCGGGAAGCCCCCGTTGATGTTCAGCAGCGCCAGCGCGACAAAATTGCCCAGCAGATGGCCGGAGTCGAAAAGCTTGAGGGAACCTATCCGTTTACTCAGGCGCGCAGTCTCAAGGCTTTGCGCATTAACCGTTTCCTGCATCGGATGATCCAACCTGCATGGCGCGAGCGTTTTCTTGTCGAACCACAGGCGATGTTTGATGAAAACAAACTGACTGCCGATGAACAAACGATGCTGCGCGATCTCGACTGGCGTTCAATGATTCAGTACGGTGTCAGCTTCTTCCTGCTGGAGAAACTGGGTGCCGTAGTCGGCGTTTCCAACCTGCACATCTATTCGGCGATGCGCGGTCAAACGCTGGAAGAGTTCCAGAAAACGCGTAACCAGCAGGTTATTTATTCCGTTGCGGGGAAAGGCAAAGCATGA
- a CDS encoding MFS transporter, protein MSQNGIVDVKAWIDSRPISGYQWLILSLCFIIIMFDGYDAAIMGFIAPALMEDWGMGRGQMGPILGAAMFGVAIGALVAGPYADRFGRKRVLLISILCFGIFSLLSTFAHTPMEMAGLRFLTGLGLGAVMPNTVTLVSEYMPERRRSLLITVMYSGFNIGSGLGGFIAAGLLPHFGWKSVLFAGGIVPLLMLPLLMWVLPESAMYMVVRNVAQEKIAKVLRRAGGVFASDTKFVLKAPVIQKTAKVFQLFTKGYAKGTLVLWLTYFMGLFVIYLLNGWLPTIMRNSGFSLERAAIVAGLFQLGGTFGGLMVGGLMDKYKARRVIALFYLVGMGCLLTQGLGNFGATTLAVLVFLSGVCINGAQTGLQAFSPAFYPTEMRATGVCWMHGIGRTGAIISSSMGGILLGLFSGQNVIFLVLAIPALLAGLSILLHRAAHPVEMIKGVELKDIPELSRTMNVR, encoded by the coding sequence ATGAGTCAGAACGGTATTGTCGATGTAAAAGCCTGGATAGATTCCCGTCCTATTTCGGGCTATCAATGGCTGATTTTATCGCTGTGTTTCATCATCATCATGTTTGACGGTTACGATGCGGCAATTATGGGATTCATTGCCCCGGCTTTAATGGAAGACTGGGGCATGGGACGCGGACAGATGGGCCCGATTTTAGGCGCAGCGATGTTTGGCGTGGCTATTGGCGCATTAGTCGCCGGTCCTTATGCTGACCGTTTTGGTCGTAAACGCGTGCTGCTGATTTCAATCCTGTGCTTTGGTATTTTTAGCCTGCTCAGCACCTTCGCTCACACGCCAATGGAGATGGCGGGCCTGCGTTTTCTGACTGGCCTCGGGCTCGGCGCAGTAATGCCAAATACTGTCACGCTGGTTTCCGAATATATGCCTGAGCGCCGCCGCAGCCTATTGATTACGGTGATGTATAGCGGCTTTAACATTGGCTCCGGCCTGGGTGGTTTTATTGCGGCTGGCCTGCTGCCACATTTTGGCTGGAAGTCTGTGCTGTTTGCAGGCGGTATTGTGCCGTTACTGATGCTGCCTTTGCTGATGTGGGTCCTGCCAGAGTCAGCGATGTACATGGTGGTTCGAAACGTCGCACAAGAGAAAATCGCAAAAGTGCTGCGTCGGGCTGGCGGAGTCTTTGCCAGTGACACTAAATTTGTGCTTAAAGCGCCAGTCATTCAGAAAACCGCTAAAGTATTCCAGCTGTTCACCAAGGGTTATGCAAAAGGCACTCTGGTGCTGTGGCTAACCTATTTTATGGGCCTGTTTGTGATTTATTTGCTCAACGGTTGGCTGCCGACCATTATGCGCAACAGTGGTTTTTCACTGGAGCGAGCGGCGATTGTTGCCGGTTTATTCCAGCTTGGCGGAACCTTCGGCGGCCTGATGGTGGGCGGTCTGATGGATAAATATAAAGCTCGCCGCGTGATTGCCCTGTTCTATCTGGTGGGCATGGGCTGCCTGCTGACGCAGGGCCTCGGCAATTTCGGAGCGACAACACTCGCGGTATTGGTTTTCCTGAGCGGCGTTTGCATTAACGGCGCGCAAACCGGCCTGCAGGCGTTTTCACCGGCCTTTTATCCAACAGAAATGCGCGCAACCGGCGTTTGCTGGATGCACGGGATTGGTCGCACCGGCGCAATCATTAGCTCATCAATGGGCGGGATCTTGCTCGGTCTGTTCAGCGGACAAAACGTTATTTTCCTGGTGCTGGCCATTCCGGCATTGCTGGCTGGCCTGAGTATTTTGCTGCACCGCGCGGCACATCCGGTTGAAATGATCAAAGGTGTCGAACTGAAAGATATCCCGGAGCTGTCACGTACGATGAATGTTCGCTGA
- the dapF gene encoding diaminopimelate epimerase, with protein sequence MNSFLFHRYHGLGNDYLVCHQSVAAQFSLEQISRICDRNYGIGSDGLLIDIDDEEVPRVRIINPDGSEAEKSGNGLRIYARYLFDIKRVGHETFLVNTLGGQVSCEVTEGAHQVIVDMGQAKFNPSALPATIEGDDMLDQPLVVGGHHLDVTLVSMGNPHCVIRVAKLDLPLVHQLGPEIETLAIFPKRTNVQFVEVIDRENISIGIWERGAGYTLASGSSSCAAASAMRKLGLVGDSVTVTMPGGQLAISFSGDFMVNMRGPVQKIAEIMLDADCFYDLK encoded by the coding sequence ATGAATTCCTTTCTTTTTCATCGTTACCATGGTTTAGGCAATGACTATCTTGTTTGCCATCAAAGCGTGGCAGCGCAATTCTCATTGGAGCAAATCAGCCGCATTTGCGACCGCAACTACGGAATTGGTTCTGATGGGTTACTGATTGATATTGATGACGAAGAAGTACCGCGCGTGCGCATCATCAATCCTGATGGTTCAGAGGCCGAAAAAAGCGGCAATGGATTACGCATTTACGCACGTTATCTGTTTGATATTAAAAGGGTTGGCCATGAAACTTTTCTTGTTAATACGTTGGGTGGGCAGGTAAGTTGCGAGGTGACCGAGGGCGCGCATCAGGTGATTGTTGATATGGGGCAGGCGAAATTTAACCCATCGGCACTGCCAGCCACTATTGAAGGTGATGACATGCTCGACCAACCGCTAGTGGTGGGTGGGCACCATCTGGATGTGACTTTGGTGTCCATGGGCAATCCGCACTGTGTCATCCGTGTAGCAAAACTGGATCTGCCGCTGGTTCATCAGCTGGGCCCTGAGATCGAAACGCTGGCGATTTTCCCCAAACGCACCAACGTGCAGTTTGTCGAAGTCATCGACCGCGAGAATATCAGTATCGGGATTTGGGAGCGCGGGGCGGGTTATACGCTGGCTTCCGGCAGCAGCAGCTGCGCCGCAGCCAGTGCAATGCGCAAGTTGGGACTCGTTGGCGACAGCGTGACGGTGACTATGCCTGGCGGCCAACTGGCTATCTCCTTCTCGGGCGACTTTATGGTCAATATGCGCGGTCCCGTGCAGAAAATCGCCGAAATAATGCTAGATGCCGACTGTTTTTACGATTTGAAGTAA
- a CDS encoding SDR family NAD(P)-dependent oxidoreductase, with amino-acid sequence MESFNYSGKTALITGASSGIGQVFAEKLAAKGVSLVLVARNQSKLQALANKLAKQHGIATLVITQDLSASDATPSILDQLNEAKLSPDILINNAGFATYGVFDQLLLDRQREEIQINCLSPVELTHALLPAMIKRGDGAVINVASTAAMQPDPYMAIYGATKAFLLSFSEALWAENRQRGVRVLALCPGATDTAFFDVVNAEEASVGKRMKADTVVNLALKALDEQRNYLITGCNNWLLGQLQRFVTRRRLLLIAEKILRPKTSKV; translated from the coding sequence ATGGAATCTTTCAATTATTCAGGAAAAACGGCGCTAATCACCGGGGCATCGTCGGGCATCGGGCAGGTATTTGCTGAAAAGTTAGCCGCAAAAGGCGTGAGTCTGGTGTTGGTCGCGCGCAATCAGAGCAAATTACAGGCGTTAGCGAACAAACTGGCAAAGCAACATGGCATCGCCACTCTGGTGATTACCCAGGACCTCAGTGCCAGCGACGCCACGCCCTCAATTCTGGATCAGCTCAATGAAGCCAAACTTTCACCGGACATTCTCATTAATAACGCCGGTTTTGCCACCTACGGTGTGTTTGATCAGCTGTTGCTGGACCGCCAGCGAGAAGAAATTCAAATTAACTGCCTGTCGCCGGTGGAACTTACGCATGCCCTGCTGCCGGCGATGATAAAGCGCGGCGACGGCGCGGTGATCAACGTAGCCTCTACTGCCGCCATGCAGCCTGACCCTTACATGGCAATTTACGGCGCGACCAAAGCCTTTCTGCTGTCATTCTCCGAGGCGCTTTGGGCCGAAAATCGCCAGCGCGGCGTGCGCGTGCTGGCACTGTGCCCCGGAGCAACCGATACGGCTTTTTTTGACGTAGTCAATGCAGAAGAGGCCTCTGTAGGAAAGAGAATGAAGGCCGATACTGTGGTGAATCTGGCACTTAAGGCGCTCGACGAACAGCGCAACTATCTCATCACCGGCTGCAACAATTGGCTGCTTGGCCAGCTGCAACGATTCGTCACTCGCCGCCGCCTGCTGCTCATTGCCGAAAAAATCCTGCGACCGAAAACCAGTAAAGTTTAA
- a CDS encoding MerR family transcriptional regulator, protein MRIGELCAKAGLPKDTVRYYERQGLLEKIPQPNGSNNYKVYSAIDLQRLKMIKHAKMLGFTLGEISDVLAVWIEDRFSVEQKTASLRRKLVQIEEKEQALIALRAGILNALDKVGQPCDDAF, encoded by the coding sequence ATGCGGATTGGAGAGTTGTGTGCCAAAGCGGGTTTACCAAAAGATACAGTGCGTTACTACGAGCGTCAGGGGCTGCTGGAGAAAATACCGCAGCCCAATGGCAGTAATAACTATAAAGTTTATTCAGCGATAGATTTGCAACGTTTGAAAATGATCAAACACGCCAAGATGCTGGGTTTTACCCTTGGCGAAATCTCGGACGTGTTGGCAGTCTGGATTGAAGATCGGTTCAGCGTCGAGCAAAAGACGGCAAGCCTGCGACGCAAACTGGTACAAATTGAAGAAAAAGAGCAGGCACTGATTGCGCTGCGGGCCGGTATCCTCAATGCGCTTGACAAAGTTGGGCAACCTTGCGATGACGCCTTTTGA
- a CDS encoding ROK family protein, translating into MMVNTGTVVFCADIGGSFIKFGLSRQQGEVTELARVATPAQSWDEFVLALQALLTEHGDGHPEDTPLAISTAGLVSPQSGEVMATNIPGFAGHNLAAELSQVLKRRVSVANDADCFALAEAHVGEGMGLPIVVGVILGTGVGGGIVFNGQLVRGHGGVAGEWGHGAITRTELVLDNNLVRIPRLPCGCGQTGCLDMLGGARGMERLHHELHQQSLTSQQIISGWQDEDAQSVLTIEAWLQLVGEPLTLLVNIIGATKVVVGGGLATVPRLIAALDERVRQSTLHSYPQPLVVPGKFVSQGGLVGASVLGRQR; encoded by the coding sequence ATGATGGTAAATACAGGCACGGTAGTGTTTTGTGCCGATATCGGCGGTTCCTTTATTAAATTTGGCCTCTCGCGGCAGCAGGGTGAAGTCACCGAACTGGCGCGCGTGGCGACTCCGGCCCAGTCCTGGGATGAGTTTGTGCTGGCTTTGCAAGCCTTACTCACCGAGCACGGCGACGGGCATCCGGAGGATACTCCGCTGGCAATTTCGACCGCTGGCCTGGTTTCGCCGCAAAGCGGTGAAGTGATGGCGACTAATATTCCCGGATTTGCCGGACATAATCTGGCTGCCGAGCTTTCGCAGGTTCTCAAACGCCGCGTTAGCGTGGCCAATGACGCCGACTGCTTTGCGCTAGCTGAGGCCCACGTTGGCGAAGGTATGGGTTTGCCCATTGTGGTCGGCGTTATTCTCGGCACCGGAGTGGGCGGCGGCATCGTATTTAACGGTCAGCTGGTGCGCGGTCACGGCGGCGTTGCCGGAGAGTGGGGCCATGGGGCGATTACTCGTACCGAGCTGGTGCTTGATAATAATCTGGTTCGCATCCCGCGCCTGCCGTGCGGCTGCGGCCAGACTGGCTGTCTTGATATGCTCGGCGGCGCGCGCGGGATGGAAAGACTGCATCACGAACTCCACCAGCAAAGCTTGACCAGCCAGCAAATTATCAGCGGCTGGCAGGATGAAGATGCTCAGTCAGTGCTCACTATTGAGGCATGGCTACAGTTGGTCGGTGAGCCTCTGACTTTGTTGGTCAATATCATTGGCGCGACAAAAGTGGTAGTCGGCGGCGGTCTGGCGACCGTACCGCGACTGATTGCTGCCCTCGATGAAAGGGTGAGGCAATCAACGTTGCACTCGTATCCGCAACCGCTGGTTGTTCCGGGTAAATTTGTCAGTCAGGGCGGTTTGGTCGGCGCATCAGTACTGGGCCGCCAGCGCTAG